The following coding sequences are from one Novosphingobium sp. Gsoil 351 window:
- a CDS encoding dodecin translates to MEPHVYKIVEIVGTSTVSIEDAIQRGITRASHTLRNIGWFEVAETRGHVADGKITHFQVTLKIGFSLEGSTES, encoded by the coding sequence ATGGAACCGCACGTCTACAAGATCGTCGAAATCGTCGGAACTTCGACGGTGAGCATCGAGGATGCGATCCAGCGAGGGATTACCCGAGCCTCGCACACCTTGCGAAACATCGGTTGGTTTGAAGTCGCCGAGACCCGCGGGCACGTGGCGGATGGCAAGATCACCCATTTCCAGGTTACGTTGAAGATCGGCTTTAGCCTGGAGGGCTCGACCGAAAGCTGA
- a CDS encoding type II toxin-antitoxin system HipA family toxin: protein MPPNSNRISAIPDRTAIVTFKGAPAGELSELGSDTRFIYREGWEEPIACALPADQRDHYHRGGLIPFFEHLGPEGWLRGRQARAGGTAAQDDFGLLLNYGADCIGAVGIVPVDGTRLADPHRADALEEAATLPGRTLSGVQKKLLAHRTERGFAPCVHTEDPATHIAKFNREDLPTLVQNEHLSLELAREVLGPAEITRACPATLAGIEEIALLVERFDRAGEQKFRLEDFAQILGKPRGREFDGKYDSSYEEAAGAIARHSARPRIDLARYFRLVVFNLVLGNADAHLKNFSLLESADGGLRLSPAYDLINTLVYPTYERTAALEIDGARRAFDTLDRAQVERLGAAIGLPSQEVARSIDALAKALAAAKTLEVAGNVQPHDFRIRYRDIVRENAARFLV, encoded by the coding sequence GTGCCACCGAACTCTAACAGGATCTCCGCCATCCCCGACCGTACCGCCATTGTTACCTTCAAGGGCGCTCCCGCCGGCGAACTCAGCGAACTGGGCTCGGACACGCGCTTTATCTACCGCGAAGGCTGGGAGGAGCCGATCGCCTGCGCGCTTCCCGCCGACCAGCGCGATCATTACCATCGCGGCGGGCTCATTCCGTTCTTCGAACACCTGGGTCCGGAAGGGTGGCTGCGCGGACGCCAGGCGCGCGCCGGGGGAACCGCCGCGCAAGACGATTTCGGGCTGCTCCTCAACTATGGGGCGGACTGCATCGGCGCGGTCGGCATTGTCCCGGTCGACGGCACCAGGCTCGCCGATCCGCATCGGGCCGATGCGCTCGAGGAAGCCGCCACGTTGCCTGGGCGCACGCTCTCAGGGGTACAGAAAAAGCTGCTCGCCCATCGCACCGAGCGAGGGTTCGCCCCGTGCGTCCATACCGAAGACCCCGCGACGCACATCGCCAAATTCAACCGCGAAGACCTGCCGACGCTCGTCCAGAACGAGCACCTCTCGCTCGAACTCGCTCGCGAGGTCCTGGGGCCTGCGGAAATCACCCGGGCCTGTCCCGCTACCCTTGCCGGGATCGAAGAGATCGCGCTGCTAGTCGAGCGATTCGACCGGGCTGGCGAGCAAAAGTTCAGGCTCGAGGATTTCGCGCAGATTCTCGGCAAGCCGCGCGGCCGCGAGTTCGATGGCAAGTATGACTCCTCCTACGAAGAAGCCGCGGGCGCGATCGCGCGCCATTCGGCGCGCCCCCGCATCGATCTCGCGCGATACTTTCGCCTCGTCGTCTTCAACCTCGTGCTAGGCAACGCTGATGCCCACCTCAAGAACTTCTCGCTGCTGGAAAGCGCCGATGGCGGGCTGCGCCTGAGCCCGGCCTACGATCTCATCAACACGCTCGTCTATCCCACTTACGAACGCACCGCGGCCCTCGAGATCGACGGCGCCAGGCGGGCGTTCGATACGCTCGATCGCGCACAAGTCGAACGGCTCGGCGCCGCGATCGGACTGCCGTCCCAGGAAGTGGCGCGGTCTATCGATGCGCTGGCCAAGGCGCTCGCGGCTGCCAAGACGCTTGAGGTTGCGGGCAACGTCCAGCCCCACGACTTCCGCATCCGCTACCGCGACATCGTGCGCGAGAACGCAGCGAGGTTCCTGGTATGA
- a CDS encoding helix-turn-helix domain-containing protein, protein MTQWPIDWRATVDEAVRRRKQEGLTQAQLATLAGVSRPTVVAFEQGEINLRFERLIAILDALGLFVQPGRSDSLQSFVHDARNRFKELVARLDDDHPSRQPLGHSEQAYAIEGVENPPSLTRLKDILARAPKTSGWTPFWVPTKESIKPGFHDGLLECWLGRPEADRVFNDPASSDFWQITRDGSAYLRRGFQEDGRDLDAGSFFDLTLPIWRTAEVLRHAAWLARQLGAGEGAIRFVGRYAGLAGRELISWAKPALRLALDERHRARSDSVDLVALTDAAAIEQDLAAVVGAIVRPLYERFDGFDPPGALIAGQIAEFERNLATFR, encoded by the coding sequence ATGACCCAATGGCCGATCGACTGGCGCGCGACCGTCGACGAGGCAGTCCGCCGCCGTAAGCAGGAAGGCCTGACGCAGGCGCAGCTGGCGACGCTCGCCGGCGTGAGCCGGCCGACGGTGGTCGCGTTCGAGCAGGGCGAGATCAACCTCCGGTTCGAGCGTCTTATCGCAATCCTCGACGCGCTCGGCCTGTTCGTCCAGCCGGGCCGATCCGACAGCCTGCAGTCGTTCGTCCACGACGCACGCAACCGCTTTAAGGAACTGGTCGCCAGGCTCGATGACGACCATCCCTCGCGCCAGCCGCTCGGGCACAGCGAGCAGGCCTATGCGATCGAGGGGGTCGAGAACCCACCCTCGCTGACCCGGTTAAAGGACATCCTCGCGCGCGCGCCCAAAACCTCGGGATGGACGCCGTTCTGGGTGCCCACAAAGGAGTCCATCAAGCCGGGCTTCCACGACGGCTTGCTCGAATGCTGGCTGGGTCGGCCCGAAGCGGACCGGGTGTTCAACGATCCCGCGTCGAGCGACTTCTGGCAGATCACCCGCGACGGCAGCGCCTATCTCCGGCGAGGGTTTCAGGAGGACGGCCGCGACCTCGACGCCGGTAGCTTCTTCGACCTCACCCTGCCGATCTGGCGCACCGCCGAAGTGCTGCGCCACGCCGCTTGGCTTGCTCGCCAGCTCGGCGCAGGGGAAGGAGCGATCCGCTTTGTCGGGCGTTATGCCGGCCTCGCCGGGCGCGAACTGATCAGCTGGGCCAAGCCGGCCTTGCGCCTTGCGCTCGACGAACGGCACCGGGCCCGCTCCGACAGCGTCGATCTCGTCGCGCTGACCGATGCCGCCGCGATCGAGCAGGATCTGGCCGCTGTGGTCGGCGCGATCGTCCGGCCGCTTTACGAGCGGTTCGACGGCTTCGACCCGCCCGGGGCGCTGATTGCCGGGCAGATTGCCGAGTTCGAGCGCAACCTCGCGACTTTTCGCTGA
- a CDS encoding GGDEF domain-containing protein, whose amino-acid sequence MALADVFTGAIWFGPAYLLIIATSAWCLGSRTAVFAGCACLAISIAANGYQVYPYGALAAAWNMAMRVVMVLAVVAVAAKLRGAYEAEWRLARTDRLTGALSRQGFFELASDMKESRSWTLLAYADLDGLKKLNDRQGHRAGDEGLHLFSKRVLQMIRKGDKFARLGGDEFAIYLQVKDEEAAKSVATRLHAGMNTVPGTKWPLRCSVGALILPPGPRSIDTELCAADELMYEAKALGASLIAATASHQNGDLKTIERHPGLTPATGKLRLRLAASN is encoded by the coding sequence GTGGCATTGGCGGACGTCTTCACCGGCGCTATTTGGTTTGGTCCAGCTTATCTGCTGATCATTGCGACTTCGGCATGGTGTTTAGGCTCGCGTACAGCCGTTTTCGCCGGGTGCGCCTGCTTAGCAATCAGCATCGCAGCAAATGGCTATCAGGTTTATCCGTACGGAGCGCTTGCGGCGGCGTGGAACATGGCCATGCGGGTCGTCATGGTGCTAGCCGTAGTGGCCGTCGCCGCGAAGCTCCGAGGAGCATACGAGGCTGAGTGGCGGCTCGCTCGCACTGATCGGCTTACAGGTGCGCTCAGCCGACAGGGCTTCTTTGAGCTTGCCTCTGACATGAAGGAGTCGCGCAGTTGGACTCTCCTCGCTTACGCTGACCTGGATGGGCTGAAGAAGCTCAATGACCGGCAAGGGCATCGTGCGGGCGATGAGGGCCTGCACCTATTCTCGAAGCGCGTGCTGCAGATGATCCGCAAGGGCGACAAGTTCGCCCGCCTTGGTGGCGATGAGTTCGCTATCTACTTGCAGGTCAAAGACGAAGAGGCTGCCAAATCAGTGGCTACCCGGCTACATGCGGGTATGAACACCGTTCCCGGGACCAAATGGCCTCTGCGCTGCAGCGTCGGAGCGTTGATCCTGCCGCCTGGCCCTCGATCAATCGATACTGAACTGTGCGCAGCGGATGAGCTCATGTATGAGGCTAAGGCGCTCGGCGCTTCGCTAATCGCAGCTACTGCCAGTCACCAAAACGGCGATTTGAAGACGATCGAGCGCCACCCTGGGCTCACACCCGCGACTGGGAAGCTGCGCTTGAGATTGGCGGCATCCAATTAA
- a CDS encoding bifunctional 2-polyprenyl-6-hydroxyphenol methylase/3-demethylubiquinol 3-O-methyltransferase UbiG produces the protein MADAVKIYDDQASRLAARYEQMSSDEALPGIIELLRPTGPLRVALDVGAGSGRDAIWLSSQGYEVVAVEPSSGMRAEAQRFHGGARVRWVDDRLPSLSKVHKLGLAFDVILLSAVWQHVAPTDRPRAFRKLVTLLKPGGILAMTLRHGPAPPDRPMHQVSLGEVEALARVSGVEVLRVFEQADVQVRDEVNWTSVVLRMPDDGAGALPLIRGIVLGDDKSSTYKIALLRSLALIAELAPSAAIPAVDELDAVDVPLGLVALYWVRMYLPLVRVGLPQAPKNHGPDGLGFAKAGFRALLADRMPAQDLRVGATFTFERGSNVRAAIGDAARTIATMPANFIRFPNSDRRVFEIRKVRPQRSAATLELSLETLSDWGSLRVPGHIWRALSRLGVWVEPVLVSEWGRLVRGYADRMGGLVPADAIDRQLAWEEPVRSTSMGKEASQRLAAGGTSLRCVWTGVPLSSSQLDIDHCFPLGRVAMRRPLEPGPKPQAGEPAPKRGSHA, from the coding sequence ATGGCGGATGCGGTCAAAATATATGACGATCAAGCAAGCCGCCTCGCGGCGCGATACGAACAAATGTCTTCCGACGAAGCCTTGCCGGGTATCATCGAGCTTCTGCGTCCAACCGGCCCATTGCGTGTTGCGCTGGACGTCGGCGCCGGCTCAGGGCGCGATGCCATCTGGCTATCCTCGCAAGGCTATGAAGTCGTGGCCGTGGAACCCTCTTCGGGGATGCGAGCCGAAGCACAGCGCTTCCATGGCGGAGCGCGGGTTCGCTGGGTCGACGATCGGCTGCCAAGCCTGAGCAAGGTGCACAAGCTCGGCCTGGCCTTCGACGTGATCTTGCTCTCAGCCGTCTGGCAACACGTCGCGCCGACTGACCGTCCGCGTGCATTCCGGAAACTGGTCACTCTCCTCAAACCAGGCGGAATCCTGGCAATGACCTTGCGCCACGGTCCCGCTCCGCCCGATCGCCCGATGCACCAGGTCTCCCTCGGCGAAGTGGAAGCACTCGCGCGAGTATCGGGTGTCGAAGTCCTCCGCGTATTCGAGCAAGCCGACGTCCAGGTGCGCGACGAGGTGAACTGGACGTCGGTGGTCCTGCGAATGCCGGACGACGGCGCTGGCGCCCTTCCACTTATCCGCGGCATCGTTCTCGGCGACGATAAGTCCTCTACCTACAAGATCGCCCTGTTGCGTTCGCTCGCGCTCATCGCCGAGCTGGCTCCCTCAGCGGCGATCCCGGCGGTCGACGAGCTCGACGCCGTCGACGTCCCGCTCGGTCTTGTCGCGCTTTACTGGGTAAGGATGTATCTGCCGCTCGTCCGGGTGGGACTACCGCAAGCGCCGAAGAACCATGGTCCGGACGGACTAGGGTTCGCCAAGGCAGGATTTCGCGCCTTGCTGGCGGACCGAATGCCCGCACAAGATCTGCGCGTCGGGGCGACGTTCACTTTCGAGCGCGGAAGCAATGTGAGGGCGGCGATCGGCGATGCGGCCAGAACGATTGCGACGATGCCCGCTAACTTCATCCGCTTCCCGAACTCCGACAGACGGGTCTTCGAAATCCGCAAGGTGCGGCCGCAGCGCAGTGCAGCAACTCTGGAACTTTCTCTCGAGACCTTGTCGGATTGGGGTTCGCTGCGGGTGCCGGGCCACATCTGGCGGGCTTTGTCCCGGCTCGGGGTCTGGGTCGAGCCCGTGCTCGTGAGCGAATGGGGCCGGCTGGTTCGCGGCTATGCGGATAGGATGGGTGGGCTTGTGCCCGCCGATGCGATCGATCGCCAGCTGGCGTGGGAAGAGCCGGTGCGCAGCACGTCGATGGGCAAGGAGGCCAGCCAGCGTCTCGCAGCTGGCGGCACGAGTCTGCGCTGTGTCTGGACCGGCGTACCGCTCTCGTCGTCGCAGCTCGACATCGATCACTGTTTCCCCCTGGGCCGCGTGGCCATGCGGCGACCTTTGGAACCTGGTCCCAAGCCACAGGCGGGTGAACCAGCACCAAAAAGGGGCTCGCATGCCTAG
- a CDS encoding VOC family protein, with translation MFGEAAMVKPVKFAHVVYQTRRFEEMIAWYRDVFEAEVVYENPALAFLTYDDEHHRFAFANLDVLKPGDTPRDARGEIGVNHVAYTYATVADLMDTYARLKRNAITPYWPVHHQTTLSLYYADPDGNRMEFQVDCGTVEEATALMRSSAFADNPVGVAYDPEALLARVQAGEAEDTLIAVPAGSPSPIPAAHGMT, from the coding sequence GTGTTTGGGGAGGCAGCCATGGTGAAGCCGGTGAAGTTCGCGCATGTCGTCTATCAGACGCGCCGGTTCGAGGAGATGATCGCCTGGTACCGAGATGTTTTCGAGGCTGAGGTCGTCTACGAAAACCCCGCGCTCGCGTTTCTTACCTACGACGACGAGCATCACCGCTTCGCGTTTGCCAACCTCGACGTACTAAAACCGGGCGACACCCCGCGTGATGCGAGAGGCGAGATCGGCGTCAATCACGTCGCTTACACCTACGCGACCGTTGCCGACCTAATGGACACATATGCGCGTCTCAAGCGCAACGCGATCACCCCCTATTGGCCGGTCCATCATCAGACCACCTTGTCGCTCTACTACGCAGATCCCGACGGGAACCGGATGGAGTTCCAAGTCGACTGCGGGACCGTGGAGGAGGCAACGGCCCTCATGAGGTCTTCTGCATTCGCGGACAATCCGGTTGGGGTCGCATACGATCCCGAAGCGCTGCTTGCACGCGTTCAGGCAGGTGAAGCCGAGGATACTCTGATCGCAGTTCCTGCCGGTTCTCCTTCGCCAATCCCAGCTGCGCACGGTATGACTTGA
- a CDS encoding potassium transporter Kup, which produces MDATASTTHSQKDSLPVLMIGAIGVVYGDIGTSPLYALKESFIGPHPLAIDRLHIFGVLSLIFWSLMLIVTVKYVAVAMRADNRGEGGSFALLALMSRHLEGGRWTASLVMLGVLAASLFYGDAMLTPAISVLSAVEGLTIVEVRLAPLVLPISVVILIALFLIQARGTAKVGALLGPVVLIYFATLATLGVANIAMHPEILGILNPYWVFAFFDYDPRLAFLAMGSVFLAVTGAETLYADMGHFGRKAIGLSWLTLVYPCLMLNYMGQGALLLETPAAVENPFYLMAPEWARLPLVLIATAATIIASQAVISGAFSVTHQAVQLGFLPRLRTLHTSEKAAGQIYIPAINWGLLIMVLLLVLGFRESTRLASAYGISVVGTMLITTVMLGFLVFQVWRWNRWLASATIGIFLAVDALYFASNITKIPDGGWFPLVVAGGLFTILTTWATGRKLMRARLEETAIPLTVFIKSARSAYRVSGTAIFLSATPDSIPSALLHNLKHNQVMHERVLILTVAVGEVPFVESAQRIEVHGAGDGFYQVVLHYGFMQEVDIPRDLSAIDCIGGPFNSMTSSFFLGRQKLIASKEHPGMALWRERLFAWMTKSSESAMEFFRLPTNRVVELGSQLQI; this is translated from the coding sequence ATGGACGCCACCGCTTCCACGACACATAGTCAGAAGGACAGCCTTCCCGTCCTGATGATTGGCGCGATCGGAGTCGTCTACGGCGACATCGGTACCTCGCCGCTCTACGCGCTGAAGGAAAGCTTCATCGGGCCCCATCCGTTGGCGATAGACCGGCTGCATATTTTCGGCGTTCTCAGCCTGATCTTCTGGTCGCTGATGTTGATCGTCACGGTGAAATACGTGGCGGTCGCGATGCGCGCAGACAATCGCGGCGAGGGCGGATCATTCGCGCTGTTAGCGCTGATGTCGCGGCATCTCGAGGGAGGACGATGGACCGCATCGCTGGTCATGCTCGGGGTGCTTGCCGCCTCGCTATTCTACGGCGACGCGATGCTCACGCCAGCGATCTCGGTGCTCTCCGCGGTCGAGGGGCTGACCATCGTCGAGGTGCGTCTCGCCCCATTGGTGCTTCCGATATCCGTTGTCATCCTGATCGCGCTATTCCTCATCCAGGCTCGCGGCACGGCCAAAGTCGGAGCGTTGCTCGGGCCGGTGGTGCTGATATATTTCGCGACCCTGGCGACGTTGGGCGTGGCCAACATCGCTATGCATCCGGAAATCCTCGGCATCCTCAATCCGTACTGGGTGTTCGCGTTTTTCGACTACGATCCGCGGCTCGCTTTCCTGGCAATGGGCTCGGTATTCCTCGCGGTGACCGGGGCAGAAACGCTTTACGCCGACATGGGCCACTTCGGGCGCAAGGCTATCGGGCTCAGCTGGCTCACTCTGGTATATCCCTGCCTGATGCTCAACTACATGGGCCAAGGCGCGCTACTGCTTGAGACCCCAGCCGCGGTCGAGAACCCGTTCTACCTGATGGCGCCGGAATGGGCTCGGCTGCCGCTGGTGCTGATTGCGACCGCCGCCACTATCATCGCCAGCCAGGCGGTGATCTCGGGTGCCTTCTCGGTCACTCATCAAGCTGTCCAGCTCGGCTTCCTACCGCGGCTGCGCACGCTCCACACCAGTGAGAAGGCCGCAGGCCAGATCTACATCCCGGCGATCAACTGGGGCCTGCTGATCATGGTGCTCTTGCTAGTGCTCGGATTCCGAGAATCGACCCGCCTCGCCTCGGCCTATGGCATCTCGGTGGTCGGCACGATGCTGATCACCACCGTCATGCTCGGCTTCCTGGTGTTCCAGGTGTGGCGCTGGAACCGCTGGCTGGCGAGTGCCACCATCGGTATCTTCCTTGCGGTCGACGCGCTCTACTTCGCTTCAAATATCACCAAAATCCCCGACGGCGGCTGGTTCCCGCTGGTTGTCGCAGGCGGCTTGTTCACGATCCTCACGACCTGGGCGACCGGGCGCAAGCTGATGCGCGCGCGACTGGAGGAGACCGCGATACCGCTGACGGTGTTCATCAAGTCGGCCCGTTCAGCGTACCGCGTGAGTGGGACCGCAATTTTTCTTTCCGCCACGCCCGACAGTATCCCTTCGGCATTGCTCCACAATCTAAAGCACAACCAGGTCATGCACGAGCGCGTGCTAATCTTGACTGTTGCGGTTGGCGAAGTGCCGTTCGTTGAGTCCGCACAGCGAATCGAGGTGCACGGCGCCGGTGACGGGTTTTACCAGGTCGTCCTGCACTACGGGTTTATGCAGGAGGTCGATATTCCCCGTGACCTCTCCGCGATCGACTGCATCGGCGGCCCGTTCAATAGCATGACCTCGAGCTTCTTCCTCGGTCGGCAGAAGCTGATCGCCTCGAAGGAGCACCCGGGCATGGCGCTGTGGCGCGAACGGCTGTTCGCATGGATGACCAAAAGCTCCGAAAGCGCGATGGAGTTCTTCAGGCTGCCGACCAACCGCGTGGTCGAGTTGGGCAGCCAACTGCAGATTTAG
- a CDS encoding DUF4118 domain-containing protein, translating into MDSREGRVQSLDAAGNWAHFADMKLEEFVIHDRGSALAVHVKGFVGGLLAVAVATIAGLLIAARWGNEPVVLLYIPAVLSTAVLGGLWPALAAAVASALAYNYYFTAPLRTFLIHRPADVVTVAVLFAVAVVTSQLAGMLRYQARLAAAHAARNATIAGFARRLLSSVDEDDIAQVAVDELAALFGCQVALVAADAQPRLMASIPLGVALAPSDLAAAAVTLATGEPAGRGVRKLDLADWQFRAIASDQRVIAAAGLARTDGTPPIADGTVALLGNLLDQVALALERARLEREAREVDALRERDKLRSALLSSIGEDIKPRINAIAASGRALRRAGTSDKAIVASVANEAAQLGRYVDNLANLGSGEELEPLAIGPLTIDLHRRSVRKGGEEVHLTPKEYSVLAELAKHVGRVLSHVHLLRVVWGPAREDQIDYLRVAIRALRQKLEADPARPELILNEPAVGYRLVAP; encoded by the coding sequence GTGGATTCTCGTGAAGGGCGCGTTCAATCCCTCGACGCGGCAGGCAACTGGGCGCACTTTGCCGACATGAAGCTGGAAGAATTCGTGATCCACGACCGCGGGTCTGCGCTCGCCGTCCACGTCAAAGGATTTGTCGGCGGGCTGCTTGCCGTGGCGGTTGCGACCATCGCCGGGCTGCTCATCGCGGCGCGCTGGGGCAATGAGCCGGTGGTGCTGCTCTACATTCCGGCGGTGCTCTCGACTGCCGTCCTTGGCGGACTGTGGCCCGCGCTGGCCGCCGCAGTCGCCTCGGCGCTGGCCTATAACTACTATTTCACAGCGCCTTTGCGAACCTTCCTGATCCACCGGCCCGCCGATGTGGTGACGGTAGCGGTACTGTTCGCGGTAGCGGTCGTTACCAGTCAGCTTGCCGGGATGTTGCGCTACCAGGCTCGGCTCGCGGCGGCACATGCCGCGCGCAACGCGACGATCGCCGGGTTTGCGCGGCGGCTGCTTTCGTCCGTCGACGAGGATGACATCGCGCAAGTCGCAGTCGACGAGCTGGCGGCTTTGTTCGGCTGCCAGGTAGCGCTTGTCGCGGCGGATGCCCAGCCTCGGCTGATGGCGTCGATTCCACTTGGGGTCGCGCTCGCCCCCAGCGATCTTGCGGCTGCCGCGGTAACATTGGCCACTGGTGAGCCCGCCGGTCGCGGGGTCCGTAAGCTCGACCTCGCTGACTGGCAGTTCCGCGCGATCGCGTCGGACCAGCGCGTGATCGCAGCGGCCGGGTTGGCCCGAACGGATGGAACTCCGCCGATAGCCGACGGGACGGTCGCCTTGCTCGGCAATTTGCTCGACCAGGTCGCGCTGGCGCTGGAACGCGCCCGGCTGGAGCGCGAAGCGCGCGAGGTCGATGCGTTGCGCGAGCGCGACAAGCTGCGCTCGGCCTTGCTTTCCTCGATCGGCGAGGACATCAAACCCCGGATCAACGCGATCGCGGCCTCTGGGCGCGCGCTGAGGCGGGCCGGCACCAGCGACAAGGCGATTGTCGCGAGCGTCGCCAACGAAGCAGCGCAGCTCGGCCGCTATGTCGACAACCTCGCCAATCTGGGTTCTGGTGAAGAGCTGGAGCCGCTTGCAATCGGTCCGCTGACGATCGACCTGCACCGACGATCGGTGCGGAAGGGCGGCGAGGAAGTCCATCTTACCCCGAAGGAGTATTCGGTCCTTGCCGAGCTCGCCAAGCACGTGGGAAGGGTGCTCAGTCACGTTCACCTGCTCCGCGTCGTGTGGGGTCCCGCCCGCGAAGACCAGATCGACTATCTTCGCGTCGCTATCCGCGCGCTGAGGCAAAAGCTGGAAGCCGACCCCGCGCGGCCCGAGCTCATTCTAAATGAGCCCGCGGTTGGCTATCGCCTAGTGGCTCCGTAG
- a CDS encoding FCD domain-containing protein, whose protein sequence is MLDVYQRLYKLTLGMAMEFGDEAWEERVVVQLHRSAKVQPVAPDGDPGVRELWQRNYWELHGQLLSGCNSPLMLQLLGDIGFRVERYVNLFAELAHDAGRDVGVEHRAIVEAALARDKPRAIALIGEYFASAQPMRDSIHQALDRAETRPARRRNVAAI, encoded by the coding sequence GTGCTCGATGTCTACCAGCGGCTCTACAAGCTGACTCTGGGGATGGCGATGGAGTTCGGGGACGAGGCTTGGGAGGAGCGCGTCGTCGTCCAGTTGCACCGCTCGGCGAAAGTCCAACCGGTCGCGCCCGACGGCGATCCCGGGGTGCGCGAGCTGTGGCAACGCAATTATTGGGAGCTGCACGGGCAGCTTCTTTCGGGCTGCAACTCGCCCCTGATGTTGCAGCTGCTCGGCGACATCGGCTTTAGAGTCGAGCGCTACGTAAATCTATTCGCCGAGCTCGCGCACGATGCTGGACGCGACGTTGGCGTCGAGCATCGCGCGATCGTGGAGGCCGCGCTGGCCCGCGACAAGCCGCGCGCGATCGCGTTGATCGGAGAATACTTCGCCAGTGCCCAGCCGATGCGGGATTCGATCCACCAGGCACTCGATCGCGCCGAGACGCGTCCGGCGCGCCGCCGGAACGTGGCTGCTATCTAA